The following proteins are co-located in the Anas platyrhynchos isolate ZD024472 breed Pekin duck chromosome 1, IASCAAS_PekinDuck_T2T, whole genome shotgun sequence genome:
- the ASCL4 gene encoding achaete-scute homolog 4, whose translation MDSGKDGDGLLNRIAFSGAMSLASSHVHPHGVPLREPFGVPFHLDPSYWEQAYGRHAGRIPYIPVPGYVGVYDYSFEPAFIRKRNERERQRVRCVNEGYTRLREHLPKEFADKRLSKVETLRAAISYIKHLQSLLDCHPLGSNSKETLSAKELPDGPSPGPLRECNSDGESKTSSASSPYSEFEEAGS comes from the coding sequence ATGGACAGCGGTAAAGATGGTGATGGACTGTTGAACAGGATTGCATTTTCGGGAGCTATGTCCCTGGCTAGCAGCCACGTGcatccccatggggtccccctGAGAGAGCCCTTCGGGGTTCCCTTCCACCTGGACCCGTCTTACTGGGAGCAAGCCTACGGCAGGCACGCAGGTCGCATCCCCTACATCCCGGTCCCTGGCTATGTGGGCGTCTATGACTATTCCTTTGAGCCTGCCTTCATTCGAAAGAGGAACGAGAGGGAGAGGCAGCGGGTGCGCTGCGTGAACGAGGGCTACACGCGCCTGAGGGAGCACCTGCCCAAAGAATTTGCTGACAAGCGCCTCAGCAAAGTGGAAACCCTGCGAGCTGCAATCAGCTACATCAAGCACCTGCAGAGCTTGCTGGACTGCCATCCCCTGGGGTCTAACAGTAAGGAAACGCTCTCCGCCAAGGAGCTCCCGGATGgtcccagtcctggtcccctgCGGGAGTGCAACAGCGATGGGGAGTCTAAAACCTCCTCAGCTTCATCCCCCTACAGTGAATTTGAGGAGGCGGGCAGCTAG